From a single Marinobacter sp. THAF197a genomic region:
- a CDS encoding DNA-J related domain-containing protein yields the protein MTSPDVTATEPDTTVASSELRWLEQHTEHLLVAVEHELRQVGPAGLSELELIKALQAEPWALIGRVNYHEPDQLYPVHFLLFHVLYRLRDQLAPGGESLLISPLRLTITKQQTVAGDGLPGEEDKLRAFYLDLSQYHMPEATIHQMMDNFWRGQCRTRPDLPAVSEAAGTLGFTELPEHFSPIKQRFRKLVMQAHPDRGGNTEAVQKLNEAFSVLKAHYA from the coding sequence ATGACTTCCCCAGACGTGACCGCAACAGAACCGGATACCACTGTCGCCAGCTCAGAACTGCGATGGCTGGAGCAGCACACAGAGCACTTGCTGGTGGCGGTAGAGCATGAGCTACGCCAGGTGGGACCAGCCGGATTAAGTGAGCTGGAGCTGATCAAGGCGCTTCAGGCAGAACCCTGGGCACTGATTGGTCGTGTCAACTACCACGAACCGGATCAGCTCTACCCGGTGCATTTTCTGCTCTTTCACGTACTCTACCGACTACGGGACCAACTGGCTCCCGGTGGGGAGTCGCTGCTGATTTCACCGTTGCGCCTGACCATTACCAAGCAGCAAACCGTTGCTGGTGATGGATTGCCGGGGGAAGAAGACAAACTCAGGGCGTTCTATCTGGATCTGTCCCAGTATCATATGCCCGAAGCAACCATCCACCAGATGATGGATAACTTCTGGCGTGGGCAGTGCCGCACACGGCCAGACCTGCCGGCGGTATCAGAGGCTGCCGGAACACTCGGTTTTACCGAACTGCCTGAACACTTCTCTCCGATCAAACAGCGATTTCGTAAGCTGGTGATGCAGGCTCACCCTGACCGTGGCGGCAATACCGAAGCAGTCCAGAAACTTAATGAGGCCTTTTCGGTCTTGAAAGCACACTACGCATAA
- a CDS encoding TetR/AcrR family transcriptional regulator, with amino-acid sequence MDMLKMSEDVGGKRAMNRIRNRNAILVAARECFRENGYDNSTIRDMVRRTGLAAGTFYNYFSSKQDIFAALLTDFLGHLNEDMSRYRRSASSTRDFIYYAYLALYSATARDPAIYELAHQNQRALRDLFGSDILGLAMLSLEEDVRDAIARGLLPDLDPEYLCAAFFGVAYDISTVVARRTHQEPELAQQEAEKAARFSTELFLGGLPAMAELSSQG; translated from the coding sequence ATGGATATGTTGAAAATGAGCGAAGACGTTGGCGGAAAACGGGCAATGAACCGGATCCGCAACCGCAATGCCATACTGGTCGCGGCCAGGGAGTGCTTTCGCGAAAATGGCTACGATAACTCCACCATCCGTGACATGGTCCGCAGAACCGGCCTGGCGGCAGGTACCTTCTACAATTACTTCTCCAGCAAACAGGACATCTTTGCCGCACTTCTGACGGATTTCCTGGGTCACCTTAATGAAGACATGAGCCGCTACCGCCGGTCCGCCAGCTCAACCCGCGACTTTATCTACTACGCCTACCTGGCACTCTATTCCGCCACCGCCAGAGACCCGGCGATCTATGAACTGGCACACCAGAACCAACGCGCCTTGCGGGATCTTTTCGGCTCAGACATTCTTGGCCTGGCCATGTTATCACTGGAAGAAGACGTGCGTGACGCCATCGCCAGGGGCCTGCTGCCGGATCTCGACCCGGAGTACCTGTGCGCAGCTTTCTTCGGTGTTGCCTATGACATCAGTACAGTGGTGGCCAGGCGTACACACCAGGAGCCGGAGCTTGCTCAGCAGGAGGCCGAGAAGGCGGCCCGTTTCTCCACCGAACTGTTCCTGGGCGGGCTACCCGCCATGGCCGAGCTTTCAAGCCAGGGCTGA
- the ttcA gene encoding tRNA 2-thiocytidine(32) synthetase TtcA: MSQAMTANPELTAVSEQDRRQKLELNKLQKRLRREVGQAIADFSMIEAGDKVMCCLSGGKDSYAMLDILLNLQKSAPVDFELIAVNLDQKQPGFPEHVLPEYLKSLSIEYHIIEKDTYSIVKEKVPEGKTTCGLCSRLRRGILYNFAEEHGVTKIALGHHRDDMLETLFLNMFYGGKLKSMPPVLHSDDGRNTVIRPLAYAREKDIARYASLREYPIIPCNLCGSQENLQRQVIKDMFQTWDKQHPGRLETMFRALCNVEPSHLADPNLYDFKEGKRLGGKRQAVQTASPEPDYGRLDVLNL; this comes from the coding sequence ATGTCCCAAGCAATGACCGCCAATCCCGAACTGACCGCTGTTTCTGAGCAGGATCGTCGCCAGAAACTGGAACTGAACAAACTGCAGAAACGCCTGCGCCGGGAAGTCGGGCAGGCCATTGCCGATTTTTCGATGATCGAAGCCGGCGACAAGGTCATGTGCTGCCTGTCCGGTGGCAAGGATTCCTACGCGATGCTGGATATCCTGCTGAACCTGCAGAAAAGCGCGCCGGTCGACTTCGAACTGATTGCTGTGAACCTTGATCAGAAACAACCGGGTTTTCCTGAGCATGTGCTCCCAGAATACCTGAAGTCCCTGAGTATCGAGTATCACATCATCGAAAAAGATACCTACAGTATTGTTAAGGAAAAAGTTCCTGAAGGGAAGACCACTTGCGGACTGTGTTCACGCTTGCGCCGGGGAATTCTCTATAATTTTGCGGAAGAGCACGGTGTCACCAAGATTGCTTTGGGCCACCACCGGGACGATATGCTGGAAACGCTGTTCCTGAACATGTTTTACGGGGGCAAACTCAAGTCCATGCCGCCGGTATTGCACAGTGATGACGGCCGCAATACCGTGATTCGTCCGCTGGCCTATGCCCGCGAGAAAGACATTGCCCGATACGCCTCACTGCGAGAATACCCCATTATTCCTTGTAACCTGTGCGGCTCCCAGGAGAACCTTCAGCGCCAGGTGATCAAGGACATGTTCCAGACCTGGGACAAGCAGCATCCGGGCCGCCTGGAAACCATGTTCCGGGCTTTGTGCAATGTGGAGCCTTCACACCTGGCTGATCCGAATCTATACGATTTCAAGGAAGGCAAGCGGTTGGGGGGCAAGCGCCAGGCGGTGCAGACAGCCAGCCCTGAGCCGGACTACGGCCGATTGGATGTGCTGAATCTCTGA
- a CDS encoding sulfite exporter TauE/SafE family protein — MQPELYLSYSSAFLIGLLGSTHCLGMCGGISASLSMTLPVGKGFRLRQTVMLLAFNLGRVGSYALIAALIAIFSTSAAGQWRWAALLLMTLAGLLLIFMGLSMGQWWQGIRFVEKVGAPVWKRLAPLTRRFIPVNNPGQALALGALWGWLPCGLVYSTLGWAALQPTIGAAALTMLFFGLGTLPSMLATGYAANWIRNLQGNRGFRRISGALLILFGLWTLPFQALMH, encoded by the coding sequence ATGCAACCTGAACTCTACCTCAGTTACTCCAGTGCGTTTCTGATCGGGCTGCTGGGGAGCACCCATTGTCTGGGGATGTGCGGTGGGATCAGTGCCTCGCTGTCGATGACCCTGCCGGTGGGCAAAGGGTTCCGGCTGCGCCAGACCGTGATGTTGCTGGCCTTCAATCTGGGCCGGGTTGGAAGCTACGCGCTGATTGCCGCTTTGATTGCCATTTTCAGTACCAGCGCAGCGGGCCAGTGGCGCTGGGCGGCCCTGTTGTTGATGACCCTGGCCGGGCTGCTACTGATCTTTATGGGGCTATCGATGGGCCAATGGTGGCAGGGAATCCGCTTTGTTGAGAAAGTAGGGGCCCCGGTATGGAAACGCCTGGCACCCCTGACCCGCCGCTTTATTCCCGTCAACAATCCCGGCCAGGCCCTGGCCCTGGGTGCACTTTGGGGCTGGCTACCCTGCGGTCTGGTTTATAGCACTCTGGGCTGGGCAGCCCTGCAACCCACGATTGGCGCTGCCGCCCTCACCATGCTGTTCTTTGGTCTTGGCACCCTGCCATCGATGCTGGCCACCGGTTACGCCGCCAACTGGATTCGCAACCTTCAGGGCAACCGGGGTTTCCGGAGAATCAGTGGAGCGCTGCTAATCCTGTTCGGATTATGGACGCTTCCTTTCCAGGCCTTGATGCACTGA
- the ccoS gene encoding cbb3-type cytochrome oxidase assembly protein CcoS — translation MQIVMFLVPLMLVLVALGVVLFSWAVKNGQYDDLEGPAHRILYDDDKDMIPDEARQDKARSDDTDPEPSSKQSDPEDKA, via the coding sequence GTGCAGATAGTCATGTTCCTGGTCCCCCTGATGCTGGTTCTGGTGGCACTGGGGGTCGTGCTGTTTTCCTGGGCGGTGAAGAACGGCCAATACGATGATCTGGAAGGCCCTGCGCACCGGATTCTCTATGACGACGACAAAGACATGATTCCCGACGAAGCTCGTCAGGATAAAGCCCGTTCAGACGATACCGACCCCGAGCCTTCTTCGAAACAGAGCGATCCGGAAGACAAAGCCTGA